TACGATCCTATGCAATCCTATTTAAACGATCGCAACATTTGTTGTGACCACTATCAATGTGGCAGATAAGCCTGTGGCTTCCAGCTGCAATTTCCACGAGTCACGCTTCGCTTCCAGTTTCCAATCTCCCTATGCAGCATGAGTAGGCTGTTTGCCTCGGCCTGGAAGGGCCTCCGTGAGTTTCCAATTCCAAGCCCCTTCCAGCCCCAGCCGACTTCCcaatgtgtgtgtttgccccCGACTTTCACTTACGGATCTCGAATTTCTGCTTGGGAAACAGCTTCTGCAGGCGTCCGATGACGTGCTTGGTCTGGATGAGAGCGAGCTGAAACGAGGGATAATTTAGTCGATTAATAGAGTGTCCATTAAGTGCCAATGCAAATGACCCGCGTGGAAAGCATGGCAGGGAGAGAGTGGCCCACTCAACGCGCAAATAAGTCAggtaatttgaaattaaaatgccaGCGGCACAGGTGGCCTTGATTTCAAGCACGACCAAAGGTGGCTCGGTGCAATtaacacaaaaattattaaaaagcttGGGCTTAAAATCAAGTTTTTGGAATGGAGATCAAGAGAGCGGCAGTCAAACAAAAAGCATCAAACAAGTACAGTGGGGGCTCATAAGAGTAAGTAGGTGCGTTCATTACTTTTACCTTATCATAAGTTCATTTCATTTTGGGTGACCTGTTGTCTAGTAAGTTTGAGATGACCACTTTTTCCCTGCCAACTAAATTGCTAGTCAGTTCCACCCTTCGAGTCTTCACTGTGCCACTTGGAACCCTCTCTCTCACCACTAAAGTgcgtgttgttgctgttgcgaaTTGTGTAACCGTAAAGTAGCCAAAAAGAGGGCAAGTACAACAACTACACTACACCGTGCGCGGAGCAACAAGTCTTGCATTGGGGAGCGGGTGGAAGGAGGGGGGGACCCACGAAATGTGATTGAAATTCAAATGCAGTTCCAATTGGAATTCAAAGCGGATGTACGATGTATGCACATATTTTTCGTTCTTACCTCGCTCTTTCGCGAGCCAACGCGAATAACCTTTTCCTGCGCCGACATTATAGCCGCCCAAAGCTTCGCTAATCAGTATTGCACAATAGTTGTGTTATTTTTCGGGGTTTTTGCTGTTTTTGGTCACAAAGTGAAAGTGTGTGCGACAGGGACAGCTTTCGGGGTCACGTTGGCAGCTTGAGACGcgggtgcgagcgagagggagcCCGGAGATGAACGATGAATGAAAACGGAAGTGCACGCGCTATTCAAGACACATTATCATTTATCAGGTTATTGTCACGTTTGTACTAAGCGGTGGCTAGTCCCATGGATTTTCGGAATTTTGGCTGCTGGCCGATACTACGACCGAGCAAGGTGCGAACGGTGATTGAAGTGTGACCGCGGGCGCGCTGCTAAAATATACATCATCGGGCAGGGCTACATAGCTCTCCTATtttttcattacttttatgTTACGTTACGTTTGGCAAACGTAATCAAACGTGAGCAAACGTAAGTGTCACTGTTAGATTTAACAGCTCTGTTAAGGTGCATCAAAATATAACAGCGGCGGAGGCGCCAACCTATCGATATCAGCTGTtcgcaaaataaaaacaaaggaaaTACAAACGGACCTTCAATGTTTCTGGTGAGAATTTGGCTTAATTCCAACTCCCACCACCCATGACACCTTTGATGTCCACCAGTTCATCAGCCGTCCCACGCGGACGCTGGCCAACCGGATGCAGGCGGTCCGCGAGCGACTCGGCGCGGACTTGGCCGACCAGCTGGACGCACTGCACCGGAATGTGATGCGAACTGGCCTGGTGTCCACgaaggagctggaggaggccTTCCGCAAGACGCGCGTCCAGGACCACAACCCGAACCGCCTGAACCTACTCTGGCTGCTGGGCATCGTCTTCTTCATCATGGTGGCCACGCCGGTCTTCTACGAGACCATCTCGTTCCTGCTCGGCGTGCGCTGCTTCCTGCCCAACAACTACCTGGTGTGGGAGGCCACCAGGCCCATCAGCGACTGCGAGTTCTGCAAGGACGTCCGGGCTCCGCTAATCCTGGCCAATCTCACCAGGGAGGAGTTCGCGCCCCACGCATACTCCTCGCTGCCCATCATCGTGAAGCGCGCTGTGGCCCACTGGCCAGCCCAGAAGCAGCTCAGCTTTGCCTACATCAGGGATCTGTACGAGAGTGTGCCAGGTGCCTTGGACTCCGACTGCCAGTTCCTGCACTTCAACTCGGACCTCAAGACGCTGAAGGACGTGCTTGCCATGTCTGCGGAGCGTTCGAACCTGAGCCAGGGAGTGCCCTGGTACGTCGGCTGGAGCGTCTGCCAACCGGCTGTCCTGGCGGAGCTGAGGAAGCTGTATCCCCGTCCGCACTTCCTGCCCGTCGATGCCGAGATGCCGCACACGGATTTCATCTTGATGGGCTACGAGCAGGGGGCCGTGATGCATGTGGGTCTGAAATGGAGAATCGAACCACTCAAGGCTAATCTCTCGATTTTTCAGCTGGACTACAACTCCCGTCTGATGTGGCAGGCCCAGTTGAAGGGCAACAAGAGCTGGTTTCTGGCCCCCGCCCCCGAGTGTGACCACCACTGCCAGCCCTTCTCGTTCTACGTGGAGCCCGGCGATGCCGTCCTGGTGGACACGCGCATCTGGTACCATGCCAACACCATCCCCAAGGGCCAGTTTTCGCTCACAGTGCAGTCGGAGTATGGATGATTGCCCTGTTAAATCGGAAAGTGATCGTATAAGTGTATAGTCCTAAATAAGTCATATGGCTAAGTTAACCTTCTTAAAAGTATATAGCATGTAGTaagaagttttttttaattattttaagagGAATATATTGCACCGAAAAATAGTATTATTAAGGAATTAACCAATAATTGTATCCTTAAAACGtaatatatattcataaagCTTAACGTGGAAAACATTTACTAACAAATTTTTTGAATCAAATAACTTGTAAAACCGCCAAAGCTGGTGCTATCGATTTCCGATAGCTGCGGCGCTACCCATTCAAAAAAGTTATCGGAAACGCAGAAGcgcaaacaataaaaatggaaaataatgtgGATTTCAGCAGGATTTCGTCCAAGTTGTACCAGAAGTACGCCCAGCACGTGAGGAACCTGAAGGACGTGTGCGTGTCCAAGACGGTGATGAAGCCGGGCGCCTTCTTCGACAGCCTGCAGCAGATgatggaggaggaggcggcagCCACCACGCCGGCGAAGGAAATGGGCTCGGTGGCCGAGTATGCGGACCTCTTCAGGACCCTGGAGGAGTACCCGGCCAACCTGCAGCGGATGCCCAAGAAGCGGGAGCTGCAGCGCACCAACTCGACGTTCCtgcgaggagcaggagcagcggaGGACTCGGTGGCCATGGCCATGAACACCTCCAACGTCTCGCTCAGCCTGACGCGCCTGGAGGAGCAGCGCAGTGCCGTGGACGTGTACAACGACTTCAAGGCCTTCCAGCGGAAACTGGCCAGGATCTACGACGAGGCCGCCGCCCTGGACACCACGGACTCCATATACAAGCAAAAGCTGTCGCAGCTCCACGGCTTTGCCCAGCAGCTGGAGAAGCTGATGCCCACCGGCGGTGAATCTCCGCCAGATGCCTTCACATCCGAGGAGCAGGAGGCCCTGTTAACCATCGCCGCCAACATGGAGCAGCTGAACTACCTGCGCTCCAACAGCCTCCAGCTGCCCAATCCCAACGAGATACTGGCCAACGGGAGTCTGGCCGCGCGCCTCGAGATGATCGTCGAGGTGCTCACCTATACTCTCCTCCAGATCAGCAGCTACAACATGACCTTAATCTGAGCATGCTACTTATCCAGCTAAGTGAGCTTTCACTGATTGTATCCATGTAATTGTATTCAATAGGAAACCTAATAAATGTAATTCTGGCCAACTCCATCTTATCACATTCGGAGGGGTTAGGGGGAGTCCTCGCTGGCATCTTGCTCCTCCTGGGAGCTCCTCATCTGGCCGACGGTGTCGTAGAGGGCCACCAGCTTGCGCACGGAGCTGCCCAGGTGCTCCACCCGGTGCCTGTAGGCCAGGCATCCGTCCAGGGCGCTGAAGGCCTCATCCCGCTGGTCAGTGCTCCGCATCAGGAGCTTGAAGTTCTCCAGAATCTTGGACAGGGCGATCTCTGCCTCCGGGCGAAGGTTATAGACCTTTTGGGACTCCGCAGGACCCACACCCTGGCTGAGAGCCTTGCTGTTGGACTCGATGTGCAGCAAGATGTTGTTCGACCGCTCCATCACCTCGTCTATCTTGGCCAACTGTCGGTTCATGGTCTGCCGGTTGGTGGCTGCGATACAGGACAAGCATATGGCATATCCTTGCTagttttattttgtagttAGTTAATATTTACCCATTCCCGCCAACATTTTCTCCACAGCGTCACACATTTCGAattcttgttttaatttggCTACAAGAACAGAGTGACCGTACGATATCGATTCATATGAATATACCAAATAAATCGAACATCTATCGAAATTTAAACTTGAAATAAcgctttgtttttaattgattaataaatcaattagTTATTGGCTTTCTATTAATCTCTGGTATAAAATATTCTgttgaaaaaagaaaatcctcAGTACGATTTTAGGGATGTGCATCATGGCCATTTTAATTCCAACACAAAAGTTAATTTAACGTTTGGTTTATTCAGTTGTTCAAATTGTATTTGACttgttttctatttaaatttaagtgtaATCCGTTCATTGGGTAGcattacaattacaatttacTCGTACACATCCTCCTTGTCGGCGACGTACTTAATAATGTCGGCAGGTTTAAGCAGCTTCTCGGCGTCGGAGTCGGGGATCTCGAAGCCGAACTCGTCCTCCATGGCCATGATGACCTCTACGTGGTCCAAGGAGTCCAGTCCCAGGTCGTTGATGAAGTGCGACTCAACGTTGAGCTGTAATAGCAAGTGATTAGCATTCTTCGTGTTCAATGGCGCACTGAGCTTTGTTCAGTTCTGGGTTCTGAGGCGACCATTGCACTGGCAAAGGCAACGTGTGGCGTTTACCTTGCTGGGATCGATCTTGTCGTAGAGCTTGAGCACAAGCAAGACGCGCTCATTGATCAGCTTCAGCGAGAGCGGCGGTTTCGCCGAGTATCTGCGCACCGATTGCGTTTGCCAGCGACCACTGCACTCCTGcgattttggtttttggccaGCCCGAGAAGAAAGAACGGAAACACAGAAACCGGGTTAGTGGCGCCACGAAGTGGGACAGTTTACCTTGTCGGCGGTGACTTTGTCGTAGGCGGAGACCACCTTCAGCACGCGGAACTTGATGTCCTCGATGGTGCTCTTGGCCGAGTAGCTGCGCACAGCGAACTTCTGTGGAGGGCAATGTTTAATGATACTAGGTCTACAACAAACTGA
This window of the Drosophila biarmipes strain raj3 chromosome 3L, RU_DBia_V1.1, whole genome shotgun sequence genome carries:
- the LOC108028334 gene encoding uncharacterized protein LOC108028334, with product MFLFISRPTRTLANRMQAVRERLGADLADQLDALHRNVMRTGLVSTKELEEAFRKTRVQDHNPNRLNLLWLLGIVFFIMVATPVFYETISFLLGVRCFLPNNYLVWEATRPISDCEFCKDVRAPLILANLTREEFAPHAYSSLPIIVKRAVAHWPAQKQLSFAYIRDLYESVPGALDSDCQFLHFNSDLKTLKDVLAMSAERSNLSQGVPWYVGWSVCQPAVLAELRKLYPRPHFLPVDAEMPHTDFILMGYEQGAVMHLDYNSRLMWQAQLKGNKSWFLAPAPECDHHCQPFSFYVEPGDAVLVDTRIWYHANTIPKGQFSLTVQSEYG
- the LOC108028397 gene encoding augmin complex subunit msd5, giving the protein MENNVDFSRISSKLYQKYAQHVRNLKDVCVSKTVMKPGAFFDSLQQMMEEEAAATTPAKEMGSVAEYADLFRTLEEYPANLQRMPKKRELQRTNSTFLRGAGAAEDSVAMAMNTSNVSLSLTRLEEQRSAVDVYNDFKAFQRKLARIYDEAAALDTTDSIYKQKLSQLHGFAQQLEKLMPTGGESPPDAFTSEEQEALLTIAANMEQLNYLRSNSLQLPNPNEILANGSLAARLEMIVEVLTYTLLQISSYNMTLI
- the LOC108028496 gene encoding augmin complex subunit msd1 yields the protein MCDAVEKMLAGMATNRQTMNRQLAKIDEVMERSNNILLHIESNSKALSQGVGPAESQKVYNLRPEAEIALSKILENFKLLMRSTDQRDEAFSALDGCLAYRHRVEHLGSSVRKLVALYDTVGQMRSSQEEQDASEDSP
- the LOC108028118 gene encoding acyl carrier protein, mitochondrial isoform X3, coding for MSFTQIARSCSRLAATLAPRRIASGALVQSQASRMMHRIAVPSVACQLSQKFAVRSYSAKSTIEDIKFRVLKVVSAYDKECSGRWQTQSVRRYSAKPPLSLKLINERVLLVLKLYDKIDPSKLNVESHFINDLGLDSLDHVEVIMAMEDEFGFEIPDSDAEKLLKPADIIKYVADKEDVYE
- the LOC108028118 gene encoding acyl carrier protein, mitochondrial isoform X1: MSFTQIARSCSRLAATLAPRRIASGALVQSQASRMMHRIAVPSVACQLSQECSGRWQTQSVRRYSAKPPLSLKLINERVLLVLKLYDKIDPSKLNVESHFINDLGLDSLDHVEVIMAMEDEFGFEIPDSDAEKLLKPADIIKYVADKEDVYE
- the LOC108028118 gene encoding acyl carrier protein, mitochondrial isoform X2, translated to MSFTQIARSCSRLAATLAPRRIASGALVQSQASRMMHRIAVPSVACQLSQKFAVRSYSAKSTIEDIKFRVLKVVSAYDKVTADKLNVESHFINDLGLDSLDHVEVIMAMEDEFGFEIPDSDAEKLLKPADIIKYVADKEDVYE